In one Bactrocera tryoni isolate S06 chromosome 5, CSIRO_BtryS06_freeze2, whole genome shotgun sequence genomic region, the following are encoded:
- the LOC120778228 gene encoding uncharacterized protein LOC120778228, which produces MRLSTPNDSKPDNYQINAKICRLVERYPCMYDRSHPHYLKKDVVDKAWVKISKEMDDSIPSCKERWRNIRTSFARSINVNKIPSSANRTKPYYLHEELQFLARHITPGIPVSRRPNYYTSADEKSEMIEVPIGEESFDGFVAMAAQEEEEEEEQQRNTDEDDSRQERAPSSSGDEATQSGKGEQQMVQCQQQSTDEMQADATERKLPVQNSPLPLLSQHMQQQQPVSLPQQQQLVATPPIEAMEVERAVAEAPVVPLYPFKKRLRTAESMMCAEVEQERDIKPQPSELCTPDPDFDAAFLQGLLPEMKAMDFRQKIIFKKRIYEVIGEIFESTAHGSSAARRPSHSNSTHNGNISFASSNGTPLSNGYTNGYTSCNKRRTPTPRPTPATSPSASGYASPSNMFNTASPTAMTVVNAADLAILRRLSTLLQSPAVASSTSAMTALPKNVASISSTVRHSANTPPTTAASPASAHRGAMTRSSANLLRTNMINGATPSSSTTYASASSTPAAASHAVKQELLDD; this is translated from the exons ATGAGGCTGTCCACACCGAACGACTCCAAACCGGATAATTATCAAATTAACGCGAAAATCTGCCGTCTAGTCGAGCGCTACCCCTGCATGTACGATCGCTCGCATCCGCACTACCTGAAAAAGGATGTGGTCGATAAGGCGTGGGTGAAGATTTCCAAGGAAATGGATGACTCAA TTCCTTCATGTAAAGAGCGCTGGCGCAACATACGTACCTCTTTTGCGCGTTCCATCAACGTCAACAAAATACCGTCCAGCGCGAATCGTACCAAACCATATTACCTACACGAAGAGCTACAGTTCCTTGCACGTCACATAACACCCGGCATACCGGTGTCGCGTCGTCCCAACTATTACACGTCGGCCGATGAGAAGAGCGAAATGATTGAGGTGCCCATTGGTGAGGAGTCCTTTGACGGCTTTGTCGCTATGGCGGCACAAGAGGAAGAGGAGGAGGAGGAACAGCAGCGCAACACTGACGAAGACGATTCACGTCAGGAACGTGCACCAAGCAGTAGCGGAGATGAGGCTACACAATCGGGCAAGGGCGAACAACAAATGGTGCAGTGTCAGCAACAGTCAACGGATGAAATGCAAGCCGATGCGACGGAACGTAAATTACCAGTACAAAACtcgccgctgccgctgctgtcgcaacatatgcaacaacaacagcctgTGTCACTGccgcaacaacagcagctggTAGCGACACCGCCGATCGAAGCCATGGAAGTGGAGCGCGCTGTGGCCGAAGCGCCAGTGGTGCCACTCTATCCGTTCAAAAAGCGCCTGCGCACTGCCGAGTCCATGATGTGCGCCGAGGTGGAACAAGAGCGCGATATTAAG CCGCAACCCAGTGAACTCTGCACACCCGATCCCGACTTTGATGCCGCTTTTCTGCAAGGTTTGTTGCCCGAAATGAAGGCCATGGACTTCCGTCAAAAGATCATATTTAAGAAACGTATTTACGAAGTAATCGGTGAGATATTCGAGAGCACAGCACATGGCAGCAGCGCAGCACGTCGGCCGTCGCATTCAAATAGCACACATAACGGTAACATATCATTTGCCAGCAGCAATGGCACACCACTAAGCAATGGCTATACGAATGGCTACACATCGTGCAATAAACGACGCACTCCTACACCCAGACCGACACCGGCTACATCGCCTTCGGCTTCCGGCTATGCCTCGCCTTCAAATATGTTTAACACCGCGTCACCCACCGCTATGACTGTAGTTAATGCCGCGGACTTGGCGATATTACGTCGTCTCAGCACCTTGCTACAGAGTCCTGCAGTAGCGTCCAGCACTTCCGCTATGACCGCATTACCAAAGAATGTCGCTTCGATCTCCTCGACGGTGCGCCACTCTGCTAATACCCCACCAACAACGGCCGCGTCGCCGGCTAGTGCGCATCGTGGCGCTATGACGCGTTCCAGCGCCAATCTGCTGCGCACCAATATGATCAACGGCGCCACACCCTCCTCATCCACCACTTATGCCTCAGCTTCGTCCACACCAGCCGCCGCCAGTCATGCAGTCAAACAGGAGCTGCTGGACGACTGA
- the LOC120777866 gene encoding uncharacterized protein LOC120777866: protein MNNQSNVRLCRAVQHQPCIYDHAVANAVTREAYDRAWLEIAKTCEESVDSCKQRWRNIRTTFAQQLVVSPKTRKGNRARENNLHDVLEFLIPHINDELPFRESDDEGAEIETTSVDNKVKENAGGSIKTEVDDDLFEEDAIKRENEQLKGNIKNGVGIKIREKHNTEDVKVEAAGKRPPSARLKVLRKNSEDIKVTESRPIRKAQSLGKLVDTEEKLQAFVEAEVTKKSTSSKSKVGTFYISPTNSESGTFFIKKSGDSNEPDSAPENEANAAATESILGEFEHNEIEQPESNVDETEVDEQNDEPKDDFVKTRQYRYKRACKRGSGKNSASQRNLRQKDSSMKSIRRSSHRLKSLGEATNQLIAAAKLSKKAGDTASVENQTTNLTAHKRTRTLCIPQGDINMVGSQQATATLIKTFREESSLSPPRKVVLHDLTASQAFNDQGVQCNLPPTSSDDEFFDSLKPYLSEMNVRQKLHFKKKIFESLMEVFDSPNDFPTHDETKAIIPKQLSAVSSDELHLVRELVAMVQAAKHTPELNLNLSGGSSKLATKASAEECSMTLSTPSMNLSGGSSELAAKTSAEKCAMISPTPSMRSTPSQPPPPLSLRVSPFNAPTTTAYQKTNRPTPMLLSRAGGTATSTQTTNTTTTTSGIRLIRKLVKVNDVGTSAYNLPATSGAYGSNNGEIVHRRIYRIYPKINETYTNLENAVNGSGVGTFIVPRSTAEATSNKVATGNKLATTDSSTPTASPTPTANTATNQKLRQLVTPVRSISSSTVVSAASGSSTHATVKADRKPSTIRVGARPPARRYSVCGALPNVTATSNYLTTTANTKGPACTSPKITIAHRRSPAHVVGREVFKLPTPFRSIISSANATVSTVLTNTTSSRTSPALSVSASDRSPAVRAVPFNMGYNKFVRNDDKTPAWASSSNPKVCRDSSSSSHVNTISSCFTASGPVVGDKRSLATPAEYGKRNRSLTEQRKDSEAVDGDMADMGIIASDDFAVLNIKSEPADED, encoded by the exons ATGAACAATCAAAGCAATGTTCGTTTGTGCCGTGCCGTGCAACATCAGCCGTGTATTTATGATCACGCCGTGGCGAATGCGGTTACGCGAGAGGCTTACGATCGTGCCTGGCTGGAGATAGCCAAAACGTGCGAGGAGTCAG TTGATAGCTGCAAGCAACGTTGGCGCAATATACGAACCACTTTCGCACAACAACTAGTTGTATCACCCAAAACGCGTAAAGGTAATCGCGCACGAGAGAACAACCTGCACGATGTGTTAGAATTTCTTATACCCCATATAAATGACGAACTGCCGTTTCGCGAAAGCGATGATGAAGGAGCAGAGATTGAAACGACAAGTGTTGATAACAAAGTTAAAGAAAATGCAGGCGGCTCGATCAAGACTGAAGTAGACGACGATTTATTTGAAGAGGATGCGATCAAACGCGAAAACGAGCAGTTAAAAGGAAATATTAAGAATGGGGTAGGGATTAAAATTAGAGAAAAACATAATACTGAAGATGTTAAGGTAGAAGCTGCCGGCAAAAGACCACCATCTGCTAGACTTAAAGTGTTGAGAAAGAACAGCGAGGATATTAAAGTGACTGAAAGTAGGCCTATTAGAAAGGCACAGTCCTTAGGAAAGCTTGTTGATACAGAAGAAAAGCTACAAGCTTTTGTTGAAGCTGAAGTGACTAAGAAGTCAACGAGTTCAAAGAGTAAAGTCGGCACATTTTACATCAGTCCCACGAATAGTGAGTCCGGTACATTTTTTATCAAGAAAAGTGGCGATAGCAATGAACCTGATTCCGCACCAGAAAATGAAGCCAATGCAGCAGCTACTGAGAGTATTTTAGGCGAATTTGAGCATAATGAAATTGAGCAGCCGGAGAGCAATGTTGATGAGACTGAAGTTGACGAACAAAACGATGAACCAAAAGACGATTTTGTTAAAACACGACAATATCGTTATAAGCGCGCTTGTAAACGTGGCTCCGGTAAGAATTCGGCAAGTCAGCGTAATTTGCGTCAAAAAGATAGTTCCATGAAAAGTATTAGGCGAAGCTCACACCGTTTGAAATCACTAGGCGAGGCTACAAACCAATTGATTGCGGCTGCTAAGCTGTCGAAGAAAGCAGGCGACACAGCGTCAGTTGAAAATCAAACCACAAATCTTACAGCGCATAAAAGAACACGTACCTTATGTATACCACAAGGTGATATCAATATGGTAGGGTCACAACAAGCCACAGCCACACTCATTAAAACGTTCAGAGAGGAAAGCTCTTTAAGTCCACCTAGAAAAGTTGTATTGCACGATCTCACTGCTTCACAAGCTTTTAACGATCAAGGCGTACAATGCAATCTGCCGCCAACTTCAAGCGACGATGAGTTCTTCGACTCATTAAAACCCTACTTGAGCGAAATGAATGTGCGCCAAAAGTTGCATTTCAAGAAGAAGATCTTCGAGTCATTAATGGAAGTCTTCGATAGCCCTAACGATTTCCCGACACACGACGAAACGAAAGCCATCATACCGAAGCAATTGAGCGCGGTAAGTAGCGACGAATTGCATTTGGTGCGCGAACTCGTCGCTATGGTGCAAGCAGCCAAGCATACGCCAGAGCTCAACTTGAACTTGAGTGGTGGCAGTAGCAAATTGGCCACTAAGGCGAGCGCAGAAGAGTGTTCTATGACTTTATCAACTCCATCGATGAACTTGAGCGGTGGTAGTAGCGAGTTGGCCGCTAAGACGAGCGCAGAAAAGTGTGCTATGATTTCACCAACTCCATCGATGCGTTCTACGCCATCACAACCGCCGCCTCCACTATCACTACGTGTTTCACCTTTCAATGCTCCAACAACAACTGCATATCAAAAGACGAATAGGCCGACACCCATGTTGCTCTCCAGAGCCGGTGGAACTGCAACTTCTACGCAAACAACAAACACCACAACCACAACATCAGGTATACGTCTCATACGTAAATTGGTTAAGGTGAACGACGTCGGCACTTCAGCTTACAACTTGCCCGCCACAAGTGGTGCTTATGGGTCGAACAACGGTGAGATCGTGCATCGACGCATTTACCGGATTTACCCCAAAATCAATGAAACTTACACCAATTTAGAGAATGCCGTGAATGGCAGCGGTGTTGGCACGTTCATTGTGCCGCGCAGCACCGCTGAGGCTACATCCAATAAGGTCGCAACCGGCAATAAGTTGGCCACCACCGATTCATCAACCCCCACCGCTTCACCAACTCCCACCGCTAACACAGCAACTAATCAAAAGCTACGTCAATTGGTGACACCGGTTAGGAGTATTAGTTCCTCGACAGTCGTGTCCGCCGCGTCCGGGAGCTCAACTCATGCAACCGTTAAGGCTGATCGCAAGCCATCAACAATTCGTGTCGGTGCGCGTCCGCCAGCACGCCGTTATTCGGTTTGTGGCGCCTTACCAAATGTTACTGCCACCAGCAACTATTTAACTACCACTGCCAATACCAAAGGACCGGCGTGCACCTCACCGAAAATCACAATTGCCCATCGCCGTTCGCCCGCCCATGTCGTGGGCAGAGAGGTTTTCAAATTACCCACACCTTTTCGTAGCATTATATCCAGCGCAAACGCTACTGTCTCAACTGTTCTCACCAACACGACTAGCTCGAGAACATCGCCGGCACTTAGCGTGAGCGCTAGTGATCGCAGTCCGGCTGTGCGCGCGGTACCCTTCAATATGGGTTACAACAAATTCGTACGCAATGATGACAAAACACCTGCATGGGCGTCCTCCAGCAATCCTAAGGTTTGTCGTGACTCTTCAAGCTCTTCACATGTCAACACCATTTCGTCATGTTTTACGGCTTCTGGTCCCGTTGTTGGCGACAAGCGCTCGCTCGCAACGCCCGCGGAATATGGAAAGCGTAATCGCTCTCTTACAGAGCAGCGAAAGGATTCGGAAGCAGTCGACGGCGATATGGCGGATATGGGCATCATTGCCTCTGATGACTTTGCCGTATTGAATATTAAAAGTGAACCAGCTGATGAGGATtga